GTTaaagaaaacaccaaaaaaaaaaaaaaaactttcttcgACATTAACGAAAACAGcctattgataaaataaaactatcaaatcctttcttctccctccctctctgAATCAACACATAAGAGAAAGGTAAAAGACAAAACGAAATAGTCAAGTATGTGACCGAGACAAGAAAAAATGCTACATGaaagcaaaatatatatatatatatatatatatatatagagagagagagagagagagaggaagtaTAAAATTAGCCTCACTaaggtctttttaattttctgataGTTGTTCATGATCTTTCCTAGCTACATGTGTGTACcgatcaacaaaaaaaactaagagtaaCCTGAGgaaatataaaagttaaaaactaTGTGACAAtacaagaataaataaataaataaatagaagacATGAAGCAAAAATTCACTtacattttcttctttctctatttttttttttcttcaaatggcCTCTTTCCTTTCACAAaagattttctttcttattatttCTAAAGAAGGACACAAAAAAGAGAAACTACGTAAAAGAACtgaagaagagaggaagaatGCTCTTGTTGTATTTGTAGGGCAATGAAAAAGGTCAATTGGTGGGTCCCTTTGTCTATTTTTATCAGGGCAAACTTAAAAAGGTCCCAACTTCTAGGAGTAATTTAAATTAAGTCtccaacttgtttttttcttgattgtatCCTTAACatatcaattaattctcatttaAATCCTTCAAgtagtttaattaagttaatagAATGGTTGAGTAATtaagtagtttttatttaatccattaaaaacatatagatCTACTAAGATattcaacataataaaaattaggaagaagaaagggttttgtttctatatataatttaatatagcGAGTGAGTCTCACATTATTAAAACTAATAATAgccaataattaattttatcttacaggataaaattcattttatattcaTGGGATTACTTAATAGTTTTAGAAATAAAAGTGAAAGGGGTCTGATTGAGAATTCCAAGATATATTAAGGACCTGGTTGAGGTGAAAATAGATTGATGACCTATCTGGACTATCCTCACAAGTTAGGGACTTTTGAGACGTTTTCCCTTTTTATTACATGGCACGCTATTTCGTGATATCCGCCCCTTAATATTCCACGCGTGTTTGCTAGCGCGTGTAAAGCAAGTTAATGCTGTCATGCCTTGGTAGGTTTTGTTTCAGCGAGCTTGAGATTTAAGTGTAGGGTTTGCAACAGCTTATGGTTGGCTAGTAGGAAGATGAGACTTGAAAATAATGGTTAGAGAATTTAAAGGGTGGTTTGGGAAAGTGGATTTTGATAATAACTTGCATTCGGTcagtgtcaaaataaaagggatggatacaaaagaaataaaaaatatgtttaatgtTTAATTCAAAAGAGAGATGTAAAAccctaattaatatatatatatatatatggaaaaccATGAAATTTTAGTAtaagaatatgaaaaattacCTTTTCTTATTATGTATTTCAGCCAAGAGAATAGGAAAATTTTTTCTCAACCTGTGAAAATGCATGTGAAATTGTGTAATATGAAATGTATATTGCTAAATGGATGATATTTAAGAacaagtaaattattttattgaataacaACGAAAtggttatattaatattatgattgagaatttttgaGAGAAGATtgttaaattatagataaaaattgTGGTGGTtaagtttagtttgttaaattgAAGGTAgaatactataaaaaattaagtaaatgaTTTCGGATtgagaataaaataatgatttcaaTATGGTGTTTAatgtttctttatatatatatatatatatatatatatatcttataagATGATGATAAATTGAAAATCTTGTTGATATAAGAGAAATTGATGGAGTATGACAGCGGGTAGGAGGAATTAGTTATAATTAGATTGCAGGTAAGTATTTGACAACGGGTAGGAGGAATCAGTTATTCCACATCTCAATTTAAGTTAAGTTATAATGTTCTTGTTGTacatgttatttatttcaatagCATGATTGtggaatagaaaaggaaaaatgaatgaaatgaaaagagttaaattaaaaaatttatagagtTATTGGCATATAAGAGgggttgttaattttattagcaTCTGTGAGGGATTACCAGAGTTATAGGCATTCACGTGAAATTGTCAAAGTGATAGGCATCCCGTGAGGGATTGTTAGAGATATTAGCATATGTGAAGAATTGTCGGAGATACAGGCTTCCAGTGGGATTGCTATAATTGGGGCTTCCATCTCGGGTGGTCAACAATATAAAATGATCGTGATGTTAAATAGATGGTTTAATAAATGTAATAGGTAGCTTAAGTTTTATCAACCATGGAATTAGTTAAGATAACTTATAATTACTGAGATCGTTTGGAATGTGAtaaatatccaagaaagttaAATGAATCAATATATTTGATTGTTATACTACTTTGAATATTCTCATTTATagaatcatttttataattttcttatttaatttcaggaTCCTCTCAGTCTAACCTCTTCAATTCTTGAGGAAGCTCCCTACCATGTGAATGAGCTTAAGAGACCAGTAAGACTTCACAtcacatttttctttctatacgGATAAGTTTAACCATGACTTAAAGAAAAGAATACTAGGATAGGGTATGATTTATATCTCTTACTATCATAAAAAAGACTACCTTTCCATTTAGGGCGGTAGCTCCACTTACTCGGTTCATATGGTAACTATTTACCTATTATATTTCCTTGCCAACTCCAATCTTTTATGAAAATAGTTGTCAAAACCTACCTGAAACTTAATTCAAAGTGAGGTCTGTATTGCAAGTTGGGAAAATCAATcctataacttttttcttagaaatttttttttattttaatatataataaaaagattggGAACTAAATCTTGATTAGATCAGTGGATAAACCtgaattttcaatcaattcatcaaaattttcCCTCTTGTATTTTTTCCAACTTAGACTAGTTTAAATTGATCAAGTATTGAGTTAACTTGCTAATTCAGTTCAGGTTTTAGAACCATGCCCaggaacaaaaacaacaacaacgaaGAATAGAAAAGTAGACTTATTTGTGGAATGAATttgtaaattttcaaattacaagGAGCCAGTTTAAACTCGAACAATGTAAATTACAATGGCCCATAAGCATAAGAACCAGGCACTTAAGGTAGCCGTCTGGCCTTGTTAAGCCCACAACTATAAAGCCTTTATTTGCCCAttaagcaaatatatatatatcttctcaAACTAAACCCTAGTCTGGTCTTCCTTCTTCCCTGCCAAAAAATCAGTAGCTGCTGCCGCCATGGTTCTCAAGTACGTCCCTTTCTCTCcattatttttccatttaacATCAATGgaaaatggtttttattttttctgcgtttttctttttatgggtatttgttttttcaagtgtttAAGTGTCCTGAATTGGTGGATTGAATTTGAGCCATCTTGGTTTTGTTTACAAATACATTACAACTTGAATTTGTGAGCTACAAATTTAGCACTAGAGCCACTATTTTGTGTGATAGTACAAGGAAAATGAGGCgaccttgattaattttatgaaacttCAAAAATgcactcttcatgaaagttttaatctttttggTGATGGGTAGAGTATACATTTTTGAAGAGTAGAAAGATTTCTGGCATGGATTTCAAGtgaatgtttttattgtttatatgtCAGTAAGGTAATTGGAAATACTGGTTTGACATTATGACTTGAATTGCATATAATTGTGATCAATGGAAACCAGACTAAGACTAAGATGGGTGTTATGTCGCCAGAGTATTCAGCTCCTTGGAAGAGCGTAATCATGCAAATGAAGTCATTGATGTTTTAGATGTGCAATCATGATAAATATAAAGCATGCGTTCCCTGGAATGGAGCATTTTTAGTGACCTGACAATGGATTTTGTTTGTAATAATACTGATGGTTTCTTTCCCGATGACCAGGACTGAACTCTGCCGCTTCAGTGGGGCGAAGATCTATCCTGGCAAGGGTATCAGATTTATTCGCTCAGATTCCCAGGTAATATGCAGTTTGGTATTTAAGGCATCGCATCTTCTTTCTATTTTCCGCCACCTTCCAGTACAGGCTGTGAAACTAAGTAATCTTTCTTTAATCAATTAAGGTCTTCCTCTTTGCCAATTCTAAATGCAAGAGGTACTTCCACAACAGGCTGAAGCCCTCAAAGCTAACCTGGACAGCTATGTACAGGAAGCAGCATAAAAAGGTGACTTTTTTGTTAGTTTCTATCAACTTTTTAATGACGAATGCTTAATGCTTCTATTTGCAAGATTGCTTTCTCTTCAGAAAGAAAATCATGATGCGGTATATGCTGGTTTTGACTCTGCTTTCCTGATAATCACAGGACATTGCTGCAGAAACTATTAAGAAGAGGCGTCGCGCTACCAAAAAACCTTACTCAAGGTCCATTGTAGGTGCTACTTTGGAGGTCATACAGAAGAAGCGAACTGAGAAACCTGAAGTTCGTGATGCTGCAAGGGAGGCTGCACTCCGGTATGTAATTCTTTGATGGTTTTTCCAATGTGCTTCAATCGTTGAGTCACTGGTGACACTTGTTGATATGCTTGTTTGTTCAATGCATGATGTTTTGTGCAGTGAAATTAAGGAGAGGATTAAGAAGACAAAGGATGAGAAGAGGGCCAAGAAGGCAGAGGTAGTGGCCAAGGTACAAAAGAGCAGCAAAGGTAGCGTGCCAAAGGGTGCTGCACCAAAGGGCCCCAAGCTTGGCGGGGGTGGAGGAAAGCGGTGAaatccttctttctttgttgtCCTGTTGACTCGTTAAAGAATTTTGTAGTGGAGATTTTTACATGGATCAAGGTCAATTGTTGCCATTATGTTCTTTAAGAGTTAACCTACTCTTTTCTCGTTCAGCGTTAATTAGCCATGGTTTGATTGGAGGAAgttgttgaattttattattatggatTGCACGCGCTGCCATTGCTTGGGGATTGTTGTGTGTTCATAGGTTCTTTTGCCGAACTGCAGTTCCTATATCATGATAAGAATCGAAAACATGGCTTCATATGAAATTCTCGTTCTACCTTGCTTATGGTATGAGATTTGTGCAATGAACTTGTTATCGTATTCCAGGCGTCAAGCAACCTGCTTCAGCGTGTATGAGTAAAAGACAATTTAACAGTCAGAAATTCTATTTAACCTTAAGAACAAAATAAGGCATTATTCacccttaaaattaaaataaaacaatttaaaagagCACGTAGATTAAAGTAGTTAAACTTAATATGTCAATTTCACAAGATACGACCACATGGAGATAGGAAGAGGAAATGGTTGGTGTCAAATCCTACTTTTGATCCCTCCAAGCTTCCACACTTtggtcttccttttctttcccttcttaTATTTGTTCCTTTTCCACCTCAATTCAACTGCTGAAGGAACCATTAAAGGCAGAATTCTTGATTCTCCagctcaaaagaaaaggaaaaaaaaaaaaaaaatttaaaagaaagaaagaaagggttaGCAGCTTTGATAGATCATTCCAAAATGATCATCAGCTGGTTGGCATGACTTCGCCAGGCTAATTTTGCTAAGCTAGGTTGTGAATATTCCATCTCTACCATATCGGTGAAGCAGAGTTTGCTTGCTGCAAGCcagaatatgaaaaagaaaaatggaatatatatatatatatatatatatatatatatatatatatatatatatatgcccttttttttattctctcgtTTTTAGGAGAAAGGAGTGCGATTCCTTTGACAAGAACGTTGTGCGAATAATGATATGCTATAGTATTATAGTTTATGCCcaccattaattaataaatgtgtttggtattgtggtggatagtatttttaaaaaatatattaaaatatatttggatagtatttttaaaaatatatattttacttgaaaatatatcaaaatatttttttattatttaacatcagtacatcaaaatcataaaatatacactaaaaatatcaatttaatatctttttaaataaaatatatttttaaaatacacccAGCATAAATTATTACATTCTCAAACACTTAAATGTCTTGTGCTTGAATTTACTTTCCATAGGTTgagagctatatatatatatatatggatttgAATTTAAATGATTTGTATAGGatgtgattggaaaaaaaatagtctcaATATACTTAGTTAATCCGGaaatattcttataaattaatagactctttttttttaatgataaatgagGTTAAGACTCAAAACAACTGAGATTTCATGCATCTCATACGAGATAAAATAACTTCAATTACATCAGAATGTAATGAAcaataaatattcttaaatgaGTTATTAAGAACATGAAAATCTTGGAGAAAGCCATGTCCGTTACCAACCCAATAAATGTATGGATTAACCAAAGGATAATTAATGACATTTTTCTGAGTTTAAATCAGGAATCAGTTTATATATCACTAGCAAAGAGATACAACCAAGCTAGCATTTACAGTGTTTTATATATCAACTCAGTCGAATTTtagatcataaaataaaaatttatccattgtgttttttttttttatatatatataaaaagattggattagatatataaattagtatttaaatgaaaagaatatgtgaaattaaaattccctgcaaatatattttgtttttttcgtcTATTAGAATGCATATTGGAACtcaaatatttatcattttatcacATTGTAACACTTAAAGGGGTGTTCCATTGTCTCTTCAtgtatttttctcttaatttaaaGGTTATATTATTATCATACTAACATTCATTTATTTTCCAATCATATTTGACGTAATTCACTcatattcaaaatttccttaGATATTAAATTACTCTAATAagaaattacattaaataaaaatgttataaaatacaatttagtTTGGTGATTAAGATCTaccaatctaaatttttttattattcaggtaaaatttgatattaaatcaAGTGATAATTGATCCAGtcagattttattaatataatgaaTCAACTTAGTCAAAAtccaatttgatatttttctagctacaatgtttcaatttgtttaaaaatataaaatttttaaataatatgattttggaTGTACCGGGTTGATCAGTCTATCTTCTAACCCGGATCTTGAATTGAGTAATGGATTGAAATAGGTTTTATAGCCATGCTCAGTattctccctttttttattttttgacatagaTTAAACACGAAGGGCTCCATGTCTTTGTCTTGAAGATatgttatatattaatttattgggCTGAAATTGATTCTCCCTGAAGGATCCAGCTCTTAGCTTTTATTCGTGAAAGCAAACCCGCGTCTTCAAGCATTTAAAACAGGAAGTGCTTCcaagaagaaacagaaagcTAAATACCGCGTTGAAGCCTCCATCCACTGCTTCCACGACCATTCTTTTCACATCCATCCACCCAGTGGAATCTTGACACGTCACCATCAAGAGGAATTTCTTCGCTTCTACAGCAAAATTCGATCCATGAATTTCACttttacgtaaaaaaaaaaaaggaatacaaTTTTTTCGTTTTGATTATAGAGGAAATGCTTAAACTTGGGATTTCTTGAGGAAgggaaaaatttaaatattacttgagctaaaaaaatatattccacTTCAATGCAAcaatatagaaaagaaaaggaaaaatagaaattaGCAATAGGCAACCTGTCAAGAGAGTGGTGGATTGCCCAAAAACAGAAGCATAGTAGTGTTTGTACAAGATCAAATGAAAAATGTCCATTGGAGGTTACCTTGCTCACTTTGGCAGTTAGAAACCTGAAAAATCCTCAcccactttctttctttctccattAAAATCCATTGAATTCACCAACTCCACCACCATACCATTTCTACTGAGATAAAGGAAAACAAGAAACCAAAGTACAGTTCCTTTTAAAGAAAGAGACACATGCAAGAACATCATCAAGGAACGTCAAACATGTCAAGAGAAGACGtagaaagaggaggaggagttAAGAGCAGAGGCAACggcagcaacaacaacagcagcagcagcagtaacAGCAACGGTTACTTATCAACTCCAACATATCTGATAGAAGATGCAGAAGCTCATTACTGGACATCATGGCTTGTACCTATGTTTGTGGTGGCAAATGTTGTTGTCTTCATTGTTGTGATGCGCATCAATAATTGTCCTAAACATTTACATACAAGTTTTGAAGGGAAGTGTGTTGCAAGGTTTCTGGGGAGGTTttcttttgagcctttgaaagaTAATCCTCTCTTTGGTCCCTCTTCTGCTACGTAAGTAATTTCTCTTATTCCTTGCTTTAATTTTTACTCTTTGTATTATCTTTCTTGTCTCTTTTCTGTTTTATGTCATTCTGTTTTATGGAGGGTTTAAAACTTCTTCATGACTTGGATTTTAGATTCCTGGGTTGCTGTTGTTTCAGTAGTTTTTGATTGATAAAGTGAGTTTGAGGAGGAATTTTGATCCTTTTTGATGTGTGTAGAAATTGGAAATTTGGCATTGCTCTGATGAATTTAGAATGCCTCGTGTGTGGCTTccatggggggggggggtggtgTTTTTTGATTGATGCTTGATTTAGTGTGATCTGCTTGACCGAGACTGATTTCATTGCTGTGTTTTTAGTCTGTGTCGTCTTTGGAGTCAAATGACATGAATTTTCAGATTATTGGTTTGAGATACTATATGTTTTTAAGATGGATGTAAGGCTTCAGGGGTGGAAATTCTGTGGATATGATGAAATAGATCTGttactttttctctttttttttgctcaaacacttctaaccttgaaaatatGTTTCTAATCAGAAGCATTTGTAAGAAATTAAATGTATTTGGATTTTTCAGGAACTAAATTAACTTATTGAAAAGTTGTCATCTCTTGGTTCTCATCATTGTCAATAACATTAAGATATGGAAAAGAAGGTAGGAGAAACATAAAGCAATTACTTGaagctttttctttcttttttttggaacTTTCAAAGGTTAGAGAGATTGGGAGCTCTTGAGTGGACCAAGGTTGTACACAAGCACCAAGGATGGAGGCTTATCAGTTGTATGTGGTTGCATGCTGGTattattcatcttcttgcaAACATGCTGAGCCTGGTCCTCATTGGCATTCGTCTCGAGCAGCAATTTGGGTTCGGTAAGTAGTTATCAAAATTTCTTGAGAGGCCAATACTTCTTCGCTATCAACACCAACTGTATTTGATGAAACTTTCAGTTGCTATGTTATTTTTTGTCGGGCTGCTTGAGCTGTATCACAGGGCTGCGCATAAAGATTTGTTATGAATATGATTCTTGTGGTCTTTGATTATCCATGATGAACAACTAAGCTCTCATGGTACTATATTATTTTCCTGTTTCTGGTAGCACAACTAACCTTAAGTGATCTGATGCTTTTGTCACAAATTTGCAGTTCGCATCGGAATTGTTTATCTTCTGTCGGGATTTGGAGGTGCTGTGCTTTCCTCTCTATTTATTAGAAACAACATCTCTGTTGGTGCCTCGGGTGCCCTTTTCGGGCTTCTTGGAGCAATGCTTTCAGAACTAATTACAAACTGGAGCATCTACACCAACAGGGTCAGTGGTGTTTATTCATTGTTTGACATTTTAGTGTTATGCCATTGTTCAAGATTTTCAGTTCCATTTCCTGGTTATCCATTACTGTGATGCAAGTTGCGACCATAGGAATACAATGGCATTTGTAACGATAACCATAACTTAGTTGTTTCCGTTCCTCTTTCGCCTAATTTCTGCTATTTGTTGTTTCCACAGACTGCAGCTCTGCTGACACTTCTGGTCATCACAGCCATTAACCTTGCAATAGGAATTTTGCCACATGTTGATAATTTTGCCCATATCGGTGGATTTCTGTCAGGGTTCCTCCTAGGCTTTGTTCTGCTGCCCCGTTCACAATATGGTTGGCAAGGGCGTCGGAATCTTCCCTCCGCTGTTGGTTTCAAATCTAAGTTCAAGGCTTACCAATATGCTCTGTGGTTGGTTTCTGTGGCGCTGCTGATTGTAGGGTGAGTTACACTGTCCAACACTCCAAAATATCATCTTAAACACACATTGATCTCGGGGCCCAGGAAATTCATTGATTTATCATCCTCTCCATGTCATTTGAATGTTCATTTTCATCAAGCTACCATATCATAAGCATAATGGCATAATATTATACAATCCTGACACGCTCGCCAGTTTGGAAACCCATTTTGATGTCATGAAAAAGGCAAACAGCTGGAACGATTTCACTTAGCAGTAAGCAGCAGTTGCTCCTTGACCAACATCATCAGCCATTGAACACCGATGTCTGGTTTGATGTTGTGGGGCATGAACACATTAACTTATTGTTCCACTTGATAGTACTAGATGACCACATGAAAAACCAGTGACCATTGAGTTTGCCATTGcttgaaaagtttgaaaaattgatGACCAGATTTTCCGTCCTCACGATCAACAAGTTTTTACTTGCTTTGTTCTGatgctttaataaaaaaaatgcagattCACAGTTGCATTGGTGATGTTGTTCAAGGGAAAAAATGGAAATGATCAGTGCCATTGGTGTCACTACCTCAGCTGCGTACCTACTTCCAGATGGAAATGCAATGAAAACCTGTAGTGGGGTAGAAGGTCGTGGTTTAATTTATgggtttaaaatttcaatttccgTGTGTATAAATTTGTATATGCATGCATAGTTTTAGCTTAGAAActaatttgatttgttgtttgccttttttttttttttttttaacgtacAAAAGGACTTGCCATTGTAATTGCTTCATTTTCAACCACATATATACATGTAGAGTTCTTGTTTCGGGAGAAAAAAATGAGAGCAAAAATGGCGTCGCCCGGACTCGAACCGGAGACCTTCAGTGTGTTAGACTGACGTGATAACCAACTACACCACGACACCAGATGCTTAACATGGTGAAAATGGTATAATTGATATCATTATTCGAAGTCCAGGATCACAGCAAGCTTCGGTCCTCACCTTGTTCCTTCATGCACTCGTGTTCTCGGTCTCACGGTGGCCAGAGGCTCATTCAACAAGTGTGAAAGAGCACACACCCTCTTCATTTCACACCAACCAAACTTTATCAGCACTATTAATTTCCCATCTCGCACTAAGTAACTCTAAACTACTGAACTAATATTAGAGGGTGGTCCAAGTCTATTTCTCAAAAATGGAGTTCCAAAAAAGAATGACTGGAGTGCTCCTGTTGCTGTTGCTCTCATGGGCTGTGACAGTGGCGGCCGACGTCGATTGCACGACCGTGACGGGATTCCTCACGGCCTGCTCTGCCTTCATCACCCATGGCACACCAGACCCACTTCCAGGCTCACCATGTTGTGATTCCATGACGAGCCTCAATGTGATTGCTGAATCTGGAAATGATAGGAGGTCTATCTGTCAATGCTTGATGGGCCTCATTACTACCTATAATCCTAATGCTACAGCGATTGCTATTCTGCCTGGCTTCTGCGGATTAAGCCTAGGCTTCATTCTTGATCCTAATACAGATTGCTCCTCGTAAGCCTTTCTCTAGCCCATCTAGATTCTGTCTGAGTACATAATACACTTGCCATTCTTAGCTACCTATCTA
The genomic region above belongs to Populus alba chromosome 12, ASM523922v2, whole genome shotgun sequence and contains:
- the LOC118060522 gene encoding putative non-specific lipid-transfer protein 14, with the translated sequence MEFQKRMTGVLLLLLLSWAVTVAADVDCTTVTGFLTACSAFITHGTPDPLPGSPCCDSMTSLNVIAESGNDRRSICQCLMGLITTYNPNATAIAILPGFCGLSLGFILDPNTDCSSVP
- the LOC118060523 gene encoding large ribosomal subunit protein eL24, with the protein product MVLKTELCRFSGAKIYPGKGIRFIRSDSQVFLFANSKCKRYFHNRLKPSKLTWTAMYRKQHKKDIAAETIKKRRRATKKPYSRSIVGATLEVIQKKRTEKPEVRDAAREAALREIKERIKKTKDEKRAKKAEVVAKVQKSSKGSVPKGAAPKGPKLGGGGGKR
- the LOC118060521 gene encoding RHOMBOID-like protein 2; translated protein: MQEHHQGTSNMSREDVERGGGVKSRGNGSNNNSSSSSNSNGYLSTPTYLIEDAEAHYWTSWLVPMFVVANVVVFIVVMRINNCPKHLHTSFEGKCVARFLGRFSFEPLKDNPLFGPSSATLERLGALEWTKVVHKHQGWRLISCMWLHAGIIHLLANMLSLVLIGIRLEQQFGFVRIGIVYLLSGFGGAVLSSLFIRNNISVGASGALFGLLGAMLSELITNWSIYTNRTAALLTLLVITAINLAIGILPHVDNFAHIGGFLSGFLLGFVLLPRSQYGWQGRRNLPSAVGFKSKFKAYQYALWLVSVALLIVGFTVALVMLFKGKNGNDQCHWCHYLSCVPTSRWKCNENL